In Brassica rapa cultivar Chiifu-401-42 chromosome A06, CAAS_Brap_v3.01, whole genome shotgun sequence, a single window of DNA contains:
- the LOC117134589 gene encoding uncharacterized protein LOC117134589 → MERREQDQVFGLLLTLDPPFNDVIKHMLRMPSLPSMEEVCAQIQKEEGSLGMFGGKGDMALSNKAEAIQAHKAAYRGEERKFSGNCDHCKKPGHKRSQCWILHPHLKPAKFNKEREGRAHLSAETSEAGASGAGSSGLAGESEGRALTSHHQGAVKNMDHEVIKKSDIDALIKALKESGY, encoded by the exons atggagaggagggagcaggatcaggtgtttggattGTTGCTGACACTAGATCCTCCgttcaatgatgtgatcaagcacatgttgaggatgccgagtcttccatctatggaggaagtgtgtgcgcagattcagaaggaagaggggtcacttggtatgtttggagggaaaggagacatggctctgtccaacaaggctgaagcaatccaagcacacaaggctgcttaccgtggagaggaaaggaagttcagtggaaactgtgaccattgcaagaagccgggacacaagaggagtcagtgctggatcctacacccccatttgaagccggccaagttcaacaaggagagagagggaagagctcacctttctgcagagacaagtgaagctggcgcatcaggagctggctcatctggtcttgcgggtgaaagtgaaggaagagccttaacctctcaccaccaaggagctgtgaagaacatggatcatgaggtgatcaagaagtcaGACATTGATGCCTTGATCAAAGCCCTTAAAGAGTCTG gatattga